In Phaeobacter piscinae, one genomic interval encodes:
- a CDS encoding NADPH:quinone oxidoreductase family protein has protein sequence MRAYSVSSFDISPTIAEVDVRSPKSGEVAVAIYACGLNFADLLLLSGKYQDTPDLPFVPGLELAGVIKAVGADVDGLAVGDRVAVFSGQGGLAEAGIFPADRVTPIPDEMSFADAAAFQITYGTGLVALDHCARLQPGETLLVTGAAGGVGLTAVEIGKRLGARVIAHARGAEKLAVAKAAGADHLIDASDDLRQSVKDLGGADVVYEAIGGEVWTAAFRATNPGGRLLPIGFAGGEVPQIPANHLLVKNLSVIGFYFGGYLKSQPVVIQGAIKRLLQWYRDGSLRPHISHRLPLDRVADGLELLRSRQATGKVVIMIRPEQG, from the coding sequence ATGCGCGCCTACAGTGTTAGCAGCTTCGACATCTCGCCGACTATCGCAGAGGTTGACGTTAGATCCCCGAAAAGCGGAGAAGTTGCAGTTGCAATATACGCCTGTGGGTTGAATTTTGCAGATCTTCTTCTTCTTAGCGGCAAATATCAGGACACGCCAGACCTGCCGTTTGTGCCGGGGTTGGAACTGGCCGGCGTGATCAAGGCGGTTGGCGCGGATGTAGATGGGCTGGCCGTTGGCGACCGGGTAGCGGTGTTTTCCGGTCAGGGTGGCCTGGCCGAAGCCGGGATTTTTCCAGCCGATCGGGTCACACCTATCCCGGATGAGATGTCCTTTGCCGATGCAGCAGCGTTTCAGATCACCTATGGCACCGGACTTGTGGCACTTGATCACTGCGCACGACTCCAGCCGGGGGAGACGCTGCTGGTCACCGGCGCTGCAGGGGGCGTTGGCCTCACGGCGGTTGAGATCGGCAAGCGGCTGGGCGCGCGGGTGATTGCCCATGCCCGCGGTGCCGAGAAACTGGCTGTGGCCAAGGCCGCTGGTGCGGACCATCTGATCGATGCCAGTGACGATCTGCGCCAATCGGTCAAGGATCTGGGCGGCGCGGATGTGGTCTATGAGGCCATCGGCGGCGAGGTCTGGACCGCCGCCTTTCGCGCAACCAACCCCGGCGGCCGGTTGCTGCCGATCGGCTTTGCCGGGGGTGAGGTGCCGCAGATCCCTGCGAACCATCTGCTGGTCAAAAATCTCAGCGTGATCGGATTTTACTTCGGCGGCTACCTCAAGAGCCAGCCGGTGGTAATCCAAGGGGCGATCAAACGGTTGCTTCAGTGGTACCGCGACGGCTCATTGCGCCCGCATATCAGCCACAGGCTGCCGCTGGATCGGGTCGCTGACGGTCTGGAGCTGCTGCGCAGCAGGCAGGCCACGGGCAAGGTGGTGATCATGATCCGACCAGAGCAGGGCTAA
- the rpmG gene encoding 50S ribosomal protein L33: protein MAKPTTIKIRLNSTAGTGHFYVTKKNARTMTEKMVVRKYDPVVRKHVEYKEGKIK, encoded by the coding sequence ATGGCGAAGCCGACCACAATCAAGATCCGCCTGAACTCGACCGCGGGCACGGGCCACTTCTACGTGACCAAGAAAAACGCACGCACCATGACCGAGAAAATGGTTGTGCGTAAGTACGACCCGGTCGTGCGCAAGCACGTTGAATACAAAGAAGGCAAAATCAAATAA
- a CDS encoding Bax inhibitor-1/YccA family protein: MAQFDTIRSTAGARSAEIDAGLRAHMNKVYGTMAVGTFITFLAAWAISGLAVTTDPANAAAQLSADKYLTSIGYALYASPLKWVVMFAPLAFVFGIGAAANRMSAAGVQLLFYVFATVMGVSISSIFLVFTGESIVQVFLITSIAFAGLSLVGYTTKKDLSGMGAFLIMGLIGLIVASVVNIFLASSAIAFAISVIGVLIFAGLTAYDTQRIKNEYLQHAHMGDQEWLAKSAIMGALSLYLDFINMFMMLLQLLGNRE, from the coding sequence ATGGCACAGTTTGACACCATCCGATCCACAGCGGGCGCACGCTCTGCGGAGATCGATGCGGGGCTGCGCGCCCACATGAACAAGGTCTACGGCACCATGGCCGTAGGCACATTCATCACTTTTCTGGCGGCCTGGGCCATTTCCGGCCTCGCGGTCACCACGGACCCCGCCAATGCCGCAGCCCAGTTGAGCGCTGACAAATATCTGACCAGCATCGGCTATGCGCTTTATGCCTCGCCGCTGAAATGGGTTGTCATGTTTGCCCCGCTGGCCTTTGTCTTTGGCATCGGCGCGGCGGCAAATCGCATGTCGGCCGCTGGCGTCCAGCTGCTGTTCTATGTTTTCGCCACCGTGATGGGTGTGTCCATCAGCTCGATCTTCCTGGTGTTCACCGGTGAGAGCATCGTGCAGGTGTTCCTGATCACCTCTATCGCCTTTGCGGGTCTGTCGCTGGTGGGTTACACCACCAAGAAGGACCTCTCCGGCATGGGCGCCTTCCTGATCATGGGCCTGATCGGTCTGATCGTGGCGTCGGTTGTGAATATCTTCTTGGCCTCCTCAGCGATTGCTTTCGCAATTTCGGTGATCGGCGTGCTGATCTTTGCGGGTCTCACCGCCTATGACACCCAGCGGATCAAGAATGAGTATCTGCAGCACGCCCATATGGGCGACCAGGAGTGGCTCGCCAAATCCGCCATCATGGGCGCGCTGAGCCTCTATCTGGACTTCATCAATATGTTCATGATGCTGCTCCAGCTGCTTGGAAACCGCGAATAA
- a CDS encoding LysR family transcriptional regulator: MRNLDITTLRSFVAVADNGGVTRAAGFLHLTQSAVSMQLKRLEELLGLQLLDRSGRTIALTASGEQLLAYARRMVALNDEVIGRLTDQAYEGEIVLGVPHDIVYPAIPQVLQRFNASFPRVKVQLISSFTRSLKEQFSRGECDLILTTETTTSENGETLAERPLCWIGAPNGSAWRQRPLKLAFGRYCTFRPKVVGALDAAGISWEMVVETDSDRTIEATVSADLAIHTMIEGTEPPHLVQIDHGGNLPELPVQLINLYGAETSGSPMVSELAFLVRKAFQNISAPLAAAQTHWTAA; the protein is encoded by the coding sequence ATGCGGAATCTCGATATCACCACGCTGCGCTCCTTCGTTGCGGTTGCGGATAACGGTGGGGTAACCCGCGCCGCCGGCTTTCTGCATCTGACCCAGTCTGCGGTCTCTATGCAGCTCAAGCGACTTGAGGAGCTGCTGGGGCTGCAACTGCTGGATCGCTCTGGCCGGACAATTGCGCTGACCGCCTCCGGGGAGCAGCTGCTGGCCTATGCCCGGCGGATGGTGGCGCTGAATGATGAGGTGATCGGTCGGCTCACCGATCAGGCCTATGAAGGCGAGATTGTCCTTGGGGTGCCGCATGACATTGTTTACCCGGCGATCCCGCAGGTGCTGCAGCGTTTCAATGCGTCGTTCCCGCGGGTGAAGGTGCAGCTGATCTCCAGTTTTACCCGCTCGCTGAAGGAGCAGTTCTCGCGCGGTGAATGCGATCTGATCCTGACCACGGAAACCACCACCTCGGAAAATGGTGAAACACTGGCCGAACGTCCGCTCTGCTGGATCGGGGCTCCCAACGGGTCTGCTTGGCGGCAGCGTCCGCTGAAGCTGGCCTTTGGTCGGTACTGCACCTTCAGGCCCAAGGTGGTGGGCGCGCTGGATGCAGCTGGTATTTCCTGGGAGATGGTGGTGGAAACCGACAGTGACCGCACAATTGAGGCAACCGTCAGCGCCGATCTTGCGATTCATACGATGATTGAGGGGACCGAACCGCCGCATCTGGTGCAGATCGACCATGGCGGCAACCTGCCAGAGCTGCCGGTCCAACTGATCAATCTCTATGGGGCGGAGACCTCTGGCTCTCCCATGGTGAGCGAGCTGGCGTTTCTTGTGCGTAAGGCGTTTCAGAACATCAGCGCCCCGCTGGCTGCCGCGCAGACGCATTGGACAGCTGCCTGA
- a CDS encoding GNAT family N-acetyltransferase, translating to MDLIDITPADAHRLIPLLQDLHALHVAHQPDRYPADPDDAALTRWLEEWLSDSSVTARAAVSPQGSVMGYMIYGIEHRPALPVRRAETRAMLHHIAVSESWRRMGVGAALIADLKRAVALQGIQVVATTYAPFNSASAALMARMGMEPVMIMAEWRG from the coding sequence ATGGATCTGATCGATATTACCCCCGCAGACGCCCACCGCCTGATCCCCCTGCTGCAGGACCTGCATGCGTTGCACGTGGCCCATCAACCCGATCGCTACCCCGCAGACCCAGACGACGCCGCATTGACCCGCTGGCTGGAAGAATGGCTGAGCGATAGCAGCGTGACCGCCCGCGCTGCGGTCAGCCCGCAGGGCAGCGTGATGGGCTATATGATCTATGGGATTGAACACCGCCCTGCCCTGCCTGTGCGCCGGGCTGAGACCCGCGCGATGCTGCACCACATCGCCGTATCAGAAAGCTGGCGGCGCATGGGCGTGGGAGCAGCGCTGATCGCGGATCTGAAACGCGCTGTGGCGCTCCAAGGCATCCAGGTCGTTGCCACCACATATGCGCCGTTCAACAGCGCCTCCGCCGCATTGATGGCGCGTATGGGAATGGAGCCGGTCATGATCATGGCCGAGTGGCGCGGCTGA
- the guaD gene encoding guanine deaminase gives MQADYILRGQVLSFTDTPFDGDSPEAAAKLHEAVAIGGGKVLELGAWEGLRKAHPAAELVDHGDRLILAGFVDAHVHFPQTAIIASWGKRLIDWLNSYTFPEEMRFGDRSYAYEIAGRYLDLTRSHGTTTMCSYCTIHPESVDAFFTAAQARGQRVVAGKTCMDRNAPDGLRDTAQSAHDDSAALIARWHGVDRLSYAITPRFSPTSTPEQLEAMGALWADHPDCLMQTHLSEQTDEIAWVKSLFPKARDYLDTYEQFGLLGARGLYGHAIHLEDRERARLREVGAALVHCPTSNTFIGSGLFDMAGLMAEGQRIGLATDTGGGSSFSMLRTMAAAYEVGQLRGTPLHAAQLLWLATQGSARALHMGDQIGNIAPGMEADLVVLDLASTPAIAQRSAGAKDLWEAVFATIMMGDDRAVAEVWINGARD, from the coding sequence ATGCAGGCAGACTATATCTTACGGGGACAGGTTCTTTCGTTTACAGACACCCCCTTTGATGGCGACAGCCCGGAGGCGGCGGCAAAGCTGCATGAGGCGGTCGCCATCGGCGGTGGCAAGGTGCTGGAGCTGGGCGCATGGGAGGGCCTGCGCAAGGCCCATCCGGCGGCAGAACTGGTGGATCATGGCGACCGGCTGATCCTGGCGGGGTTTGTCGATGCCCATGTGCATTTCCCCCAGACCGCGATTATTGCCAGCTGGGGCAAACGGCTGATTGACTGGCTGAACAGCTATACCTTCCCCGAGGAGATGCGGTTTGGTGATCGGTCTTATGCTTATGAGATCGCCGGGCGTTATCTGGATCTGACCCGCTCCCATGGCACCACCACCATGTGCAGCTATTGCACCATCCATCCCGAAAGCGTGGATGCGTTTTTCACCGCCGCGCAGGCGCGGGGCCAACGGGTTGTTGCAGGCAAGACCTGCATGGATCGCAACGCCCCGGACGGGCTGCGCGACACCGCGCAATCGGCCCATGACGACAGTGCGGCGCTGATCGCGCGCTGGCATGGGGTTGACCGGCTGTCTTATGCGATCACGCCACGGTTCTCTCCCACCTCGACACCCGAACAGCTGGAGGCCATGGGCGCGCTTTGGGCCGATCATCCGGACTGTCTGATGCAGACCCATCTGAGCGAGCAAACGGATGAGATTGCCTGGGTGAAGTCGCTCTTTCCCAAGGCCCGCGATTATCTGGATACCTATGAGCAATTTGGCCTGTTGGGCGCACGCGGCCTTTATGGTCATGCCATCCATCTGGAAGACCGCGAGCGTGCCCGGCTGCGCGAGGTTGGCGCGGCGCTGGTGCATTGCCCTACCTCTAACACCTTTATCGGCTCCGGGCTGTTTGATATGGCCGGGCTGATGGCAGAAGGCCAACGGATTGGCCTGGCCACGGACACCGGTGGCGGCTCCAGTTTTTCGATGCTGCGCACCATGGCGGCGGCCTATGAGGTTGGCCAGCTGCGCGGCACGCCACTGCATGCGGCGCAATTGCTGTGGCTGGCCACGCAAGGCTCGGCCCGCGCGCTGCACATGGGAGACCAGATCGGCAATATCGCCCCTGGCATGGAGGCGGACCTGGTGGTGCTGGATCTGGCCTCCACCCCCGCCATTGCGCAGCGCAGCGCCGGGGCGAAAGATCTCTGGGAGGCGGTTTTTGCCACCATCATGATGGGCGATGACCGGGCGGTTGCGGAGGTCTGGATCAACGGCGCACGCGACTGA
- a CDS encoding DUF1127 domain-containing protein has protein sequence MTYMDNSLRSTSCAPRRSILATVSHALAVWRERRMLAQLDPSALEDMGISQRDAEAEARRPIWDAPNNWTR, from the coding sequence ATGACCTATATGGACAACAGCCTGCGCTCCACCTCCTGCGCCCCCCGCCGTTCGATCCTGGCAACCGTGTCCCATGCCCTCGCCGTCTGGCGCGAACGCCGGATGCTGGCGCAGCTGGATCCCTCCGCGCTTGAGGACATGGGCATCAGCCAACGCGACGCCGAAGCAGAAGCCCGCCGTCCGATCTGGGATGCCCCGAACAACTGGACCCGCTAA
- a CDS encoding 8-oxoguanine deaminase produces the protein MPEILIQNIDIALTMDDQRRQLSAVDLRLRDGIIAEIGSDLSTTGERISGRGCVVTPGLVNTHHHLYQNLTRAVPGAQDALLFGWLKRLYPIWSAFTPDDIHVSAQLGLAELAFSGCSLTSDHLYLYPNGSRLEDTIEAAGDIGLRFQPTRGAMSIGESAGGLPPDSLVEDERAILDDMIRVVDRFHDAAEGSMCRVALAPCSPFSVSRELMRDSALLARDKGVMLHTHLAENDEDIAYSLAQFGCRPGQYAEDLGWTGPDVWHAHCVKLDAEEIDLFARTRTGVAHCPCSNCRLGSGIAPLRAMRDARVPVGLGVDGSASNDMASLISEARQAMLLQRVAQGADAMSAYEALEIATRGGAEVLGRPDVGQLAVGKRADIAIWDVTGVASSGSWDPAALLLAGPAQVKHLFVEGRQIIRDGTLATMDLPGLLERHQKATTRLMQLV, from the coding sequence GTGCCTGAGATTCTGATTCAAAATATTGATATCGCGCTGACAATGGATGATCAGCGCCGCCAGCTGTCGGCTGTGGATCTGCGCCTGCGTGACGGGATTATTGCTGAGATTGGCAGTGATCTCAGCACCACAGGTGAGCGGATCAGCGGCCGCGGCTGCGTGGTGACGCCCGGCCTCGTGAATACCCACCACCATCTCTACCAGAACCTCACCCGCGCGGTGCCCGGCGCGCAGGATGCGTTGCTGTTTGGCTGGCTGAAACGGCTCTACCCGATCTGGTCCGCCTTCACGCCGGATGATATCCATGTCTCCGCCCAGCTAGGCTTGGCGGAGCTGGCCTTCTCGGGCTGCTCGCTCACCTCTGATCATCTCTACCTCTATCCCAACGGCAGCAGGCTGGAGGACACGATTGAGGCGGCTGGCGATATCGGCCTGCGCTTTCAGCCGACCCGTGGCGCCATGAGCATCGGCGAAAGCGCGGGGGGCCTGCCGCCGGACAGCCTGGTTGAGGATGAACGCGCCATTCTTGACGATATGATCCGGGTGGTGGACCGGTTCCATGATGCCGCTGAGGGGTCGATGTGCCGGGTCGCATTGGCGCCCTGTTCGCCGTTTTCCGTCAGCCGCGAGCTGATGCGGGACAGCGCCCTTCTGGCGCGGGACAAGGGCGTCATGCTGCACACTCATCTGGCCGAAAATGACGAAGATATCGCCTATTCCCTTGCGCAGTTCGGCTGCCGACCCGGCCAATACGCCGAGGATCTGGGCTGGACGGGCCCTGACGTCTGGCACGCCCATTGTGTGAAACTGGACGCTGAGGAGATTGATCTCTTCGCCCGGACCCGTACCGGTGTGGCCCATTGCCCCTGTTCCAATTGTCGGCTCGGCAGCGGTATCGCGCCGCTGCGCGCCATGCGCGATGCGCGGGTACCCGTTGGGCTGGGGGTGGATGGATCGGCCAGCAATGATATGGCCAGCCTGATCAGTGAGGCACGTCAGGCGATGCTGCTGCAGCGGGTCGCGCAGGGCGCCGATGCCATGAGCGCCTATGAGGCGTTGGAAATCGCCACGCGCGGCGGGGCAGAGGTGCTGGGACGGCCCGATGTGGGGCAGCTTGCGGTGGGTAAACGCGCCGATATCGCCATCTGGGATGTCACCGGCGTGGCCTCAAGCGGCAGCTGGGATCCGGCGGCCCTGTTGCTGGCAGGGCCTGCACAGGTGAAACATCTCTTCGTTGAGGGGCGTCAGATCATCCGCGACGGCACCCTAGCGACCATGGATCTGCCAGGGCTCCTGGAACGGCACCAAAAAGCCACCACACGTCTGATGCAGCTGGTTTGA
- a CDS encoding N-acetylmuramoyl-L-alanine amidase, with translation MTEVPSNPEEGEAAIWHPSPNFNARRNGLRPELVVLHYTAMEHAEAALARLCDPQYEVSAHYLIGADGTLWQMVHEADRAWHAGAGEWCGQGDINSRSIGIELDNRGDHPFSAPQMARLETLLPAILQRWEISPTGVIGHSCMAPGRKFDPGPRFDWARLARQGLAAPVPKVTAAAPPIPQEPWARTELFRARAQARGFTADVDDATLLQAVRLRFRPGQRGPLSDADIQLLLPSNR, from the coding sequence GTGACCGAGGTCCCGAGCAATCCTGAGGAGGGTGAGGCCGCCATTTGGCATCCGAGCCCCAATTTCAATGCGCGCCGGAATGGGCTGCGCCCAGAGCTGGTCGTTCTTCACTACACCGCAATGGAGCACGCCGAGGCGGCTCTGGCACGGCTCTGTGATCCGCAATACGAAGTCTCCGCCCATTATCTGATCGGCGCTGACGGAACGCTGTGGCAGATGGTGCACGAGGCGGATCGCGCCTGGCATGCAGGTGCAGGTGAATGGTGCGGGCAGGGCGATATCAATTCACGTTCCATTGGGATCGAACTCGACAATCGGGGGGATCACCCTTTTTCTGCGCCGCAGATGGCGCGATTGGAGACGCTCTTGCCCGCCATCCTGCAACGTTGGGAGATATCGCCTACAGGGGTGATCGGTCACTCCTGCATGGCGCCCGGCCGCAAATTCGATCCCGGCCCGCGCTTTGACTGGGCGCGTCTGGCGCGGCAAGGACTGGCAGCCCCCGTCCCGAAGGTCACGGCGGCTGCTCCACCCATTCCGCAGGAGCCATGGGCGCGCACGGAGCTTTTTCGCGCTCGCGCGCAGGCGCGGGGCTTCACTGCAGATGTTGACGACGCCACGCTGCTGCAGGCGGTGCGTCTCAGGTTTCGGCCCGGACAACGCGGACCGTTGAGCGATGCGGATATACAACTGCTTCTGCCTAGCAATCGCTAA
- the hisN gene encoding histidinol-phosphatase: MTSAAFSDLEVAHRMADAARQAILPYFRSDGLQSDNKLDEGFDPVTIADRAAEQAMRSVLAELRPEDSILGEEYGETTGPSGRIWVLDPIDGTRGFISGTPTWGVLIALGDNRGPFLGIIDQPYIGERFVGTPDGASLSGPLGEQALSARATVNLSEATLFTTFPEVGSDDERAAFQRVASQVQLTRYGMDCYAYALLAAGQCDLVIEAGLNAYDIQAPIAVIQAAGGVVTNWQGAPAHEGGQVLAAATPELHAAALALIQQTA, translated from the coding sequence ATGACTTCAGCCGCGTTTTCAGATCTGGAGGTTGCCCATCGGATGGCCGATGCTGCACGCCAGGCGATCCTGCCATATTTTCGTTCAGACGGACTGCAATCCGACAACAAACTGGACGAAGGCTTTGATCCTGTCACCATTGCTGATCGCGCCGCCGAACAGGCGATGCGGTCCGTGCTCGCCGAACTGCGCCCCGAGGACAGCATCCTTGGAGAGGAATACGGCGAGACCACCGGCCCATCCGGACGCATCTGGGTCCTTGATCCGATTGACGGCACCCGTGGCTTTATCAGCGGCACCCCGACCTGGGGCGTTCTGATCGCGCTGGGGGACAACCGCGGCCCCTTTCTTGGCATCATCGACCAGCCTTATATTGGTGAACGTTTTGTCGGCACACCCGATGGCGCCAGCCTGAGCGGCCCCTTGGGAGAGCAGGCGCTCTCTGCCCGCGCGACGGTCAACCTGTCAGAGGCAACGCTGTTCACCACTTTTCCCGAAGTCGGTAGCGACGACGAACGGGCGGCCTTTCAACGCGTCGCCAGCCAGGTGCAGCTGACCCGCTATGGTATGGATTGCTACGCCTATGCGCTACTGGCGGCGGGGCAATGTGATCTGGTGATCGAAGCCGGTCTGAACGCTTATGATATTCAGGCGCCGATTGCGGTCATTCAGGCGGCAGGCGGCGTGGTGACCAACTGGCAGGGCGCGCCCGCGCATGAGGGTGGCCAGGTGCTTGCAGCTGCCACGCCCGAGTTACATGCCGCAGCGCTTGCACTGATTCAGCAAACCGCTTGA
- a CDS encoding helix-turn-helix domain-containing protein, producing the protein MAHPVDVHVGKRIRHRRWLIGMTQQQLAELVGIKFQQIQKYETGANRVSASRLWDISDALSVPVSFFFEGLQDDAAPASDKAQVPDDLMGDKEALDLVRSYYAIPENQRRRLFELARVLSDAA; encoded by the coding sequence ATGGCTCATCCAGTGGACGTGCACGTGGGGAAACGCATCCGGCATCGCCGGTGGCTCATCGGCATGACGCAACAACAGCTCGCAGAGCTGGTTGGTATCAAATTTCAACAAATCCAAAAATATGAAACCGGTGCAAACCGGGTCAGCGCCTCTCGGCTCTGGGATATTTCTGACGCGCTCAGCGTTCCTGTCAGCTTCTTTTTTGAAGGGTTGCAGGACGATGCTGCGCCAGCATCGGATAAGGCGCAGGTGCCTGATGATCTGATGGGCGACAAGGAGGCACTGGATCTGGTGCGGTCCTACTACGCGATTCCAGAGAACCAGCGCCGCCGTCTGTTCGAACTGGCGCGCGTGCTCAGCGACGCGGCTTGA
- a CDS encoding DMT family transporter, translating to MQRPGVPRKYRVKRGAVQACRSKFRRNYRQKAAEGGAQGNDAVSRWLPKEHNTETLCITQPLVAFLLWWRSAFDMSFVMRSQNTHLQGIGLRLLAAFLMTAMSAAIHGAAQSVPIGQIMFWRSVLALIPIVLYMIWRGEFPAALKTRYPRLHVTRSAFGAFSMAMSFVSLAYLPVANAQALAYLAPVLVLPLSAILLGERLTAAIIIAISFGFAGVVLLLWEAMELPGDGALIGVVAGLAYAVTMAFVRVHTKTMMATEGSSSIAFYFAIVSAALGLASLPLGWVSLSAEMFGWLAFAGLIGGVGHIVANEAVARAPVSTLAPFDYTGLVWALGFDLVLFSVVPGALGVLGVFAIILAALLVTFTGRSKLPDPLKTQAHIR from the coding sequence GTGCAGAGACCTGGCGTTCCTCGCAAATATCGGGTGAAGCGGGGCGCGGTTCAAGCCTGTAGATCGAAGTTTCGACGCAATTATCGACAAAAAGCGGCGGAAGGTGGGGCGCAGGGTAACGATGCAGTCTCTCGTTGGTTGCCTAAGGAGCATAATACCGAGACGTTATGCATAACTCAGCCTTTGGTTGCATTTTTGTTGTGGTGGCGGAGCGCATTTGACATGTCTTTTGTCATGAGATCACAGAACACACATCTTCAGGGGATCGGTTTGCGTCTTTTGGCCGCATTCCTGATGACCGCCATGTCAGCAGCCATCCATGGAGCGGCACAGAGTGTGCCCATCGGTCAAATCATGTTCTGGCGATCTGTATTGGCACTGATACCCATCGTCTTGTATATGATTTGGCGCGGTGAGTTCCCCGCTGCGTTGAAAACACGGTATCCGCGCCTGCATGTGACCCGAAGTGCTTTCGGCGCGTTTTCCATGGCTATGTCTTTTGTATCTCTTGCTTATCTTCCCGTCGCCAATGCGCAGGCCCTGGCCTATCTGGCGCCAGTTCTGGTCTTGCCGCTTTCGGCGATACTGCTTGGTGAACGGTTGACCGCTGCGATCATCATCGCAATTTCCTTTGGGTTTGCCGGTGTGGTGTTGCTGTTGTGGGAAGCAATGGAATTGCCCGGTGATGGGGCTTTGATCGGCGTGGTTGCTGGTCTTGCCTATGCCGTCACTATGGCGTTTGTTCGGGTGCACACAAAAACGATGATGGCAACGGAGGGGTCGTCTTCCATTGCCTTTTACTTTGCAATTGTCTCTGCCGCGCTTGGGCTTGCATCTTTGCCCTTGGGCTGGGTTTCCCTCAGCGCTGAGATGTTCGGATGGCTCGCTTTTGCCGGGCTGATAGGTGGTGTTGGTCATATCGTCGCCAATGAAGCGGTAGCACGGGCACCGGTCAGCACGCTCGCGCCTTTTGACTATACCGGCCTGGTCTGGGCGCTTGGCTTTGATCTGGTGTTGTTCTCGGTGGTGCCGGGCGCGTTGGGGGTTTTGGGCGTCTTCGCCATTATCCTTGCGGCACTGCTGGTCACCTTTACGGGCCGCAGCAAGCTACCTGATCCGCTCAAGACGCAGGCGCACATACGCTGA